The Oncorhynchus tshawytscha isolate Ot180627B linkage group LG08, Otsh_v2.0, whole genome shotgun sequence genome window below encodes:
- the LOC112246805 gene encoding BAG family molecular chaperone regulator 5-like isoform X2 has protein sequence MAVRWLCSLFGKPFDGGKRMDNGSQQQHPAMNRLYEVQREVQSLGPQVCTFSGLKNEREYRRLERELTQLLLEVDQVDTEGRADLQGARKRAAQEVEGLLRYLEENATHPSRLAIEELSREAQRLVEQGVVEPQQAGGTAEISDELVDAVQELILRLTQVKTGGRVPLRKARYRALTRLCAVQDVIEGRTRQQTLPLSEDTHVAVQRINQVMVQVSGARSQLVALLMGLSGRDSCAHLSRVLTELLVELDALDVSGNAAVRNYRKQVVEEINSLLKHLDLEGEGDDTRRYDLGQNDSIRQIEAVRGRVGQLQGEVLRHCGVGDLFRPKPELQSLLTHLDQVDTARNPCIREARRRAVLEVQAVITFLDLREALICRQPSPNEPSQHRAVWIVLGSLSDLQAQVLCFNGKQADKSYRLLEELLTKQLLALDAVDPQGDEMTKVARKQAVKFAQNILSFLDMKTDEWEY, from the exons CCTGTTTGGGAAGCCCTTTGATGGTGGGAAGAGGATGGACAATGGCAGCCAGCAGCAGCACCCAGCCATGAATAGGCTCTATGAGGTCCAGCGGGAGGTTCAGTCTCTGGGCCCTCAAGTGTGCACCTTCAGCGGGCTAAAGAACGAGCGGGAGTACCGGCGGCTGGAGCGCGAGCTGACCCAGCTGCTCCTGGAAGTGGACCAGGTGGACACGGAGGGCAGGGCAGACCTACAGGGGGCACGCAAGAGAGCAGCCCAAGAAGTAGAGGGGCTGTTGCGCTACCTGGAGGAGAACGCCACCCACCCGTCCCGCCTGGCCATCGAGGAGCTGAGCAGGGAGGCCCAGAGGCTGGTGGAGCAGGGTGTGGTGGAGCCTCAGCAGGCTGGGGGCACAGCAGAGATCAGTGATGAGCTGGTGGATGCCGTGCAGGAGCTGATACTGAGGCTCACCCAGGTAAAGACAGGAGGGAGGGTGCCCCTCCGCAAGGCTCGCTACCGGGCCCTGACACGACTGTGTGCCGTGCAGGACGTGATCGAGGGTCGCACGCGCCAGCAGACCCTTCCCCTTTCGGAAGACACACATGTGGCCGTGCAGAGGATCAACCAGGTGATGGTGCAGGTGAGTGGGGCACGCAGCCAGCTGGTGGCACTGCTGATGGGGCTGAGTGGGAGGGATAGCTGTGCCCACCTCTCCCGTGTGCTCACTGAGCTCCTAGTGGAGCTGGATGCCCTGGACGTGTCGGGGAATGCAGCGGTCAGAAACTACCGGAAACAGGTGGTGGAGGAGATCAACAGCCTGCTCAAACACCTGgacctggagggagagggagacgatACGCGCAG GTATGACTTGGGGCAAAATGACTCTATCCGTCAGATTGAGGCGGTGCGTGGTCGGGTGGGCCAGCTGCAGGGGGAGGTCCTTCGACACTGTGGGGTGGGTGACCTCTTCAGGCCCAAGCCTGAGCTCCAGAGTCTCCTCACACATCTGGACCAGGTAGACACAGCCCGTAACCCCTGTATCCGTGAAGCCCGGCGGCGTGCCGTGCTGGAGGTCCAGGCTGTCATCACCTTCCTGGACCTCCGTGAGGCCCTGATCTGCCGCCAGCCCAGCCCCAACGAGCCTTCACAACACAGGGCTGTGTGGATAGTCCTGGGCAGCCTGTCAGACCTCCAGGCCCAGGTACTCTGCTTCAATGGCAAGCAGGCCGACAAGAGCTACAGGCTGCTGGAGGAGCTTCTGACCAAACAGCTGCTGGCTCTGGACGCAGTTGACCCACAGGGCGATGAGATGACCAAGGTGGCCCGCAAGCAAGCAGTCAAGTTTGCCCAGAACATCCTCAGCTTTCTGGACATGAAGACAGATGAGTGGGAATACTGA
- the LOC112246805 gene encoding BAG family molecular chaperone regulator 5-like isoform X1, with protein MCAKVFGALKSLFGKPFDGGKRMDNGSQQQHPAMNRLYEVQREVQSLGPQVCTFSGLKNEREYRRLERELTQLLLEVDQVDTEGRADLQGARKRAAQEVEGLLRYLEENATHPSRLAIEELSREAQRLVEQGVVEPQQAGGTAEISDELVDAVQELILRLTQVKTGGRVPLRKARYRALTRLCAVQDVIEGRTRQQTLPLSEDTHVAVQRINQVMVQVSGARSQLVALLMGLSGRDSCAHLSRVLTELLVELDALDVSGNAAVRNYRKQVVEEINSLLKHLDLEGEGDDTRRYDLGQNDSIRQIEAVRGRVGQLQGEVLRHCGVGDLFRPKPELQSLLTHLDQVDTARNPCIREARRRAVLEVQAVITFLDLREALICRQPSPNEPSQHRAVWIVLGSLSDLQAQVLCFNGKQADKSYRLLEELLTKQLLALDAVDPQGDEMTKVARKQAVKFAQNILSFLDMKTDEWEY; from the exons ATGTGCGCAAAAGTCTTTGGCGCTTTGAAAAG CCTGTTTGGGAAGCCCTTTGATGGTGGGAAGAGGATGGACAATGGCAGCCAGCAGCAGCACCCAGCCATGAATAGGCTCTATGAGGTCCAGCGGGAGGTTCAGTCTCTGGGCCCTCAAGTGTGCACCTTCAGCGGGCTAAAGAACGAGCGGGAGTACCGGCGGCTGGAGCGCGAGCTGACCCAGCTGCTCCTGGAAGTGGACCAGGTGGACACGGAGGGCAGGGCAGACCTACAGGGGGCACGCAAGAGAGCAGCCCAAGAAGTAGAGGGGCTGTTGCGCTACCTGGAGGAGAACGCCACCCACCCGTCCCGCCTGGCCATCGAGGAGCTGAGCAGGGAGGCCCAGAGGCTGGTGGAGCAGGGTGTGGTGGAGCCTCAGCAGGCTGGGGGCACAGCAGAGATCAGTGATGAGCTGGTGGATGCCGTGCAGGAGCTGATACTGAGGCTCACCCAGGTAAAGACAGGAGGGAGGGTGCCCCTCCGCAAGGCTCGCTACCGGGCCCTGACACGACTGTGTGCCGTGCAGGACGTGATCGAGGGTCGCACGCGCCAGCAGACCCTTCCCCTTTCGGAAGACACACATGTGGCCGTGCAGAGGATCAACCAGGTGATGGTGCAGGTGAGTGGGGCACGCAGCCAGCTGGTGGCACTGCTGATGGGGCTGAGTGGGAGGGATAGCTGTGCCCACCTCTCCCGTGTGCTCACTGAGCTCCTAGTGGAGCTGGATGCCCTGGACGTGTCGGGGAATGCAGCGGTCAGAAACTACCGGAAACAGGTGGTGGAGGAGATCAACAGCCTGCTCAAACACCTGgacctggagggagagggagacgatACGCGCAG GTATGACTTGGGGCAAAATGACTCTATCCGTCAGATTGAGGCGGTGCGTGGTCGGGTGGGCCAGCTGCAGGGGGAGGTCCTTCGACACTGTGGGGTGGGTGACCTCTTCAGGCCCAAGCCTGAGCTCCAGAGTCTCCTCACACATCTGGACCAGGTAGACACAGCCCGTAACCCCTGTATCCGTGAAGCCCGGCGGCGTGCCGTGCTGGAGGTCCAGGCTGTCATCACCTTCCTGGACCTCCGTGAGGCCCTGATCTGCCGCCAGCCCAGCCCCAACGAGCCTTCACAACACAGGGCTGTGTGGATAGTCCTGGGCAGCCTGTCAGACCTCCAGGCCCAGGTACTCTGCTTCAATGGCAAGCAGGCCGACAAGAGCTACAGGCTGCTGGAGGAGCTTCTGACCAAACAGCTGCTGGCTCTGGACGCAGTTGACCCACAGGGCGATGAGATGACCAAGGTGGCCCGCAAGCAAGCAGTCAAGTTTGCCCAGAACATCCTCAGCTTTCTGGACATGAAGACAGATGAGTGGGAATACTGA